The Fusibacter sp. A1 DNA segment TTGAACAAGTTCACACAGTATCAGACGGCACAGGCCATCAGAGATGCCGCGAACAATCCAGGTGGCGGGATGGCAAGTATCGGTGCGGGTATCGGCGCGTCTACCGCTATCGCAGGTGCCATGCAGGGGCAAAGCCATCAGTCGCAGACCTCAGAAGCTAAAGTGATTTGCCCACACTGCTCAGCTCAAGTCGCAGCAGGGAGCAAATTCTGTTCGGCATGCGGAAAAAGCATCTCACCACAAACTAAATCCTGCGTCTCATGCAAACTGGACATACCTGAAGATGCCAAATTCTGCGCACACTGCGGTGCCAATCAAACCGTGGCGACTGAATGTCCAAAATGCCATCAGACACTTACTCCAGGTTCTAAATTTTGCACAAATTGTGGGACTACCCTATGAAAGGTTATGACGAAAATGAGCAAATCATAGCGGATTCAGAACAGGTCGCCTGTCCAAGTTGCAGCGGTCCTATGAAGTTCAACCCCAAAACCCAGGCACTCACATGCGAGTACTGCGATTATGAAAAACCTTTGGAGCTTGAGAACGAACTGACAAACTATGATTTCTTTGAAGCCGAATCTACAGCAAATCACATTTGGGGCTCAGAAATCAACTCTTTACACTGCGAAAGTTGTGGAGCAAGCAGCAATATGAGTTCAAAAGATACGACCTTGACCTGTCCCTTTTGCGGCTCGACCCACATTATTCCTCAGAACTCCGATTTTGGGATAAGACCCCACGGTGTTGTTCCTTTCGAGTTGACACGCGAAGACGCCTTCGAGGCATTTGAGAAGTGGATCAAAAAAAGATTTTTTGCTAAAAAAGCTGTAAAGGACGCCCAGGATTCTGAACGTTTGAAGGGCGTCTATATTCCTTACTGGCAGTTCGATGTCAACACACAAAGCTTTTATCATTGTCAAATCGGTTACAATTACACGGTCACTGTCAGTAAGACCGTCATGGAAAACGGCAAGCAGGTGACAAAAAACGTCTCTGAAACAAGAATCCGTTGGGAACATAAGACCGGACGTATCTCGAATATCTTCGATGACGAACTGATCAACGCTTCCAGACAGTTCAACACCGGTAAGATTAACGCCCTTGAACCATTCGACCTCAGAAAGACCAAGGCCTATCATACCGATTTTCTGTCGGGGTTCGTGGCTCAAAAGTACGAAATCAGCTTGAGTGAAGGCTTTGAAATTCTCAAGCCGCAATTACATCATGAAATCGTCGATTCGATCAAACGCAAGTACCACGGTGACCATATCAGGGCCGCAAGGCTCAGCACCGATTATGAGCAGGTCGAATTTAGGCATGTCCTGCTCCCCATCTGGCTTTCCAGTTACCGCTACGCCGACAAGACCTATCAGTTCGGCATAAACGGTCAGACTGGTGAAGTACAGGGTAATTACCCACTTGATTGGGTCAGGGTGATGTTGGTTGTAGGTGCCATAGCAGCGCTGATCGCCGCTTATTTCCTGTATCAGTATTCAAATGATGCCTACAGTTTAATCGAAACCTTAAGCTATTATCTTTGATCCTCACTCAAAATGTTTTTGGCTAATTTATCTTTGATTGGGTAAAAGAAGTGTAGGAGGTCTCACTATGTTGACAAAACAAAATTACACCGGCGAAATCACGTGTATCATTTCATGCCACCACTTGGCGACTTCTAGAAAATGGTATACAGATACTTTAGGATTCACTTTGATGTATCAAGTGGACGACTTGCTATGGGCTGAGTTCAAAACTCCAATGCCTGGCGTTACAGTGGGTCTTGAAGAAGTTGAATCCTTTATTCCTCAGAATTCTATTTTGACAATTTCTACGCCCGATATAGAAGCAGTCGCTTCAAAGCTTGACCTGTTGGATGTGAAGCGCGATGAGATAAAAACCATCGAAGGTTTGGTAAAACTCATGAAGATCTATGATCCCGACAACAATGTCCTTCAGTTCGCACAAAGCTTGGGAGTGTGACTTATGACCAGTGTCATTCATTTAGCATTTGACATACCGCTCGCTGCGGACATCTGCTTTCAGTATTTTACTGAGGAACACCTTATAAAGTCCTGGCTGGCTGAGGATGCGCACATCGTTCCGCACGAAGGCGGCGCCTATGAGCTTTATTGGAATTTGGAGGATCGGGCTGTTGACAATACAAAAGGCTGTGTCATCACCGGTTATTGCCTCAACCGTATGCTCGGCTTCACTTGGAAAGGACCGCAGCGGTTCAGTCACTTCATGAACCATCACGATCCTTTGACCCATGTCTCCATCAGTTTTTTCAGTACAACCGATAAGCATACCCAAGTCCACCTTGTTCATTCGGGATGGCCGCAACGAGAGGATTGGCAAGAGGCAAAAGAGTGGTTCGAAGACACTTGGAAAAAGGCTATTGAAAATTTGATTCTTCAAATCACCGCCAAGTCATGAACGAATACAAAGAAAAAACCTGATGAGTGATCAATCAATCATCAGGTTTTTTTAGGTTTGTTCTCTTCTTATTTTTGAGCCATGAACGCTTCGATTTCTTCCACTGTTTTAATAATATCCTTAGAAAGATTTCTGTGGCCGTCTTCAGTGATTAAAATATCGTCCTCAATCCTTATGCCGATACCCTCTTCGGCGATATAAAGACCTGGTTCTACCGTGAAGACCATACCGGGCTCCAGCACGATATCTCTTCCACCTAAGTCGTGGACGTCAAGTCCTAAGTGGTGGCTTACTCCATGGTAATAGTACTTGCTTAGCTCTTCAGGTTTTTCGATCAAACCGATGTCAGTCAATTCCTTGACAAGAACATCAGAACACGTCTTGTTCAAGTCATTGAAGGCGATTCCAGGTTTCATACTTTCAATGACCGCATTCATCGCTTTTAAGACGATGTTATAGATTGTCTTTTGCCTTTCTGTGAACTTACCCGACACAGGATAAGTTCTAGTGATATCGGCACTGTATTCATGATACTGAGCACCAAGATCCATAAGCACAAGCGTGTTTTCCTCACAAGCCTTATTGTTCTCAACATAATGAAGGATAACAGCATCTTCACCCGAAGCCGCTATCGTTGGGAACGAGTTGCCGTCCGCTCCGTTATATCTGATCGTATGACTGAATACGGATTCCAGCTGATACTCCATCATTCCCGGCTTTAGCTCATTCATGACGGCTTCAAGGCCTACTTTAGTCAGTTCAACGGCTTTCTCGATTTTTACGATTTCATAGTCCCGTTTGATTCGTCTTAATCGATTGAATATCGGATGAGCCGATTTTACTGGAATATGGACAAAACGCGAGCTGAAGTCCTGGGCAAAGTGATGCGCAGTAGAATGGCTTTCTTTCCAGCTGAGTTTTTCAAGATCCAGATAGACCGTTTTAATGGCGTCATTGTAGATGCCGCCAGTTAAGAACCTTTCAAACCCTTCGATGTAATCGACCTTGTCTATTCCCGAAATTTCAGCGGCCTTTTCCTTTTTTAATTTTCTACCCATCCATTTTTCGATATCATAATCGGATTTTTCAATAAATAGAGTCGATTTCGCCTGATCATCCACCTTCTGAACGGCTAAAATGAAATTCTCTTGTGTTAGCCCAGTCAAATAGTAAAAGTTCTTATTCGCTTTAAAAACATAGTGCGCATCCGCTGTGCTCTTTGGCGCTTGTCCGGCAAAGAGAATCACAACATCTCCATTGTTCAGGTCTTTTACTAGATTTTCGCGATTCTGTGTGAAAAAAGTATGCATATTGCCTCCTTCAAATCTTATAGCCAGTTATCCGAATTGCAAATTCTCTTGCAATGATTGTTCATTTTATTATAACCTTTTTTAGAGGCTAAGTTCATAAACGTTACAAATTTGCTATAAATATTTCGAAATCCGAATTATTTAAACGAGTGACCATCTCAAAACAGGGTATTTAAAGAATAGTCTACCCTACTAAGGAGCATACGATGCCTACAGATAAGTATACACGAAAAGAACTTGAGCGAATTGCCTCACAGCTTGTGGGTGAAAAAGTCACACTGATCCCCATAGGCAACCACGATCTGAACAGACATCTGGTTTACAAGCTTACCACCTCTGAAAACCAGCACTTTGTCTTTAAGTATTTCTATCAATCACATTATGCGTCAAGAGAAATCGCAGCCCTTAAATACCTTGCGACCCATAAGCTTCCAGTACCCAAAATTATCAACAGTGGAGCACTCGACGACCAGCGCACCTGGCTTTTGATGACCTACATTGAAGGTCTTCCCATGATGAAGATATTAAGACATATCCCAATCGAGCAGCAGCTTCGTCTATTCGAGGAGCTCGGCAAGGTCTTAAAGGCTTTCCATACCGTTCATTTCGACCACTTCGGAACATGGAACACTTTGCAGCTGACAACACCTCTTTCTCTAAAGACGGCATATCAGCCAAAGTTAGATTTTTTAGACCAGCGGCTAGCTGATCCAGACCTACCCAACAGGGAATGGCTGAACTTGGCTTGGAAATATCTCGAAGATCACATGTCCTGCCTAGACTATGCAACAGAAGCTGTTTTATGTCATCAAGATTTTGATGCACGAAACATTCTCATCCGAAAAATCGGTGAAAACTATGAAATCACAGCAGTCCTGGATTTCGAACACAGTGTTCCATGGGACAGCTACGCTGATTTTTCCCAGCTCTATCTAAAGCATTTTTATGACCATCCCGAATTGGAAGTCGCCTTTTTCAGAGGGTATCACCCCTCTTTTCATAGTGATCCGCACTTTGATGAACGATTTAAGTATCACCTTCTCTATTATACGCTTTCAGCATGTTCCTGGGCATACGATATCGCTCCGGATTTTTATGAGATGTGCATGAAGACACTTAAAAGGCTCTTGAAATAAGCAACAGAAAAATCCCCTCTGATGATATAATTCAAAAATCAGAGGGGTTTTTTTATTCTTCAAATAGTTTTAACAGATGCTCGAGTCTGATGATGTCACTTTCGACCATCTGGCTCGGCAAGACATGAACATCTACAGAAAGTGCTTTGCCATACTGAGGAATCCTTGGCGTGATAAACACTTCAGAAAGTCTCTCAATGGTAAATGGCCTTCTATTCATCGCTTCATATCTTTCTTCGATTACCTTCAGGAGACTATGTGAGTTATTCAAGCATTTCAGTGAAAAATCGACATAGCTTCTTTTCGGACGGCAGTAATCGTTTTTGGATACCATATAGGGCAGTATCTTGTTGACAGAGGGCATGTTTCCCGGTGGAAACTCTTCACTTAACCATAAGGAATCGCCTCCTATAAACGGATAAAGCATGCTTTCTGTGTACCACGCCGACAGGTTTGGAATATTATATGCCGCATGGACCCGGTAGCCCTTTTGTTCAATGCGTTTCCGACCTCTTCTTGACATGATTCCTACGATGATGGAGTCTACTGATACTTTCTCATTCTTAAAATACATTTCAATGGCCTGAAGTCTCAATCCTTTGTCCAGCAGATCATCAATCAGAATGACTGGCTTATTGAAGGCTTTGATGATCGCGGTCTGTTCTTCAATGGACAGGTAATACGGATAGGGCTTGACATCGAAATACCTTAACTTTTGATCGTATACCCTCTCGGTATGTAGCGCTTTTGTAACAGAATGCGGTAGTCTCCAACGTTTGAATAGTTCGCCATAAGGCACACACATCGACGCTCCGATACCCGTATCATCTAAAGGCACATTGTGATGGCTGATCATCTGATTGATTTGATCGTACATCATACCCCGGTCGAATGCCAGAACCACCTGATTGGGATGCCTGCTGACAACCGCATAAAGGAGTTTGTCACGCGTGTTCGACATACTGTTTCGAATACTTTTGTCTTTCCTGTAGTCATCCTTGAGCATAGACTGGGCATCAAGAATAATCACGACAGGATTTTTCAGACTGCACATCATGATTCTCAGTTCCTTATTTTCAGTGAATCCCGTCGTCCTCAATACTTTGAGCAGATCGGTCATCACCATCCCTTCGCCAACTTTGTAATAACAATATTCATAGCCCTGACTCATCACACTTACAAGCAGTTCAGTCTGTAGCATAAGTAAATTATTATGAAGTGGCGTTTCAGGAATTGCCACAAGCACCTCGATGAGGGCAGTGTTCTCGACATACAAGTCCACATAATCAGCCTTCAGGCTGTCGTGGTTCATCATGGCCTCAAACTCATTTTCAGTGATCCCACGATATATTCCGACACCGATAATGCTTTCAGGATTGTTTCCTTTGATCAGGATGATTTTCCTTTTGCAATTCTGTTGACAAACCACTCCTTGAAGTAGGCTGTCGACCTCCAGATGAAAGGTTTCTTGAAGCTCTTTTTTCAGCGATTCGGAAAGACCGTCCATTGTAAGCACCTCAGTCGTTTTAGGTTCCAGATCATTTTTAAACTGAGGTTCGTTTTTATACATATCGAATTTACGGATGGCTCGCGATGCAAGAGGATCCATGACATCTGTCAGATCCCAGTTCAGATCGATCGCACGCCTGATCTGATCAGGAGTGATCCGCTCTAGATCCACCATGATATTCACATGAGTCACCTGTTCTATCCCATCCATGACTTTAAGCGCCTGATCCTTCTTCTTTTTAGTAAGGTTCCCTCTACTTACTACGATATGGGGAAGGTCGAACAGATGGCTGTCCTCATTCATATAAGAAGCATTCGAAAGAAGCATATCCTCACCTGTCACCAGGTGGACAGGCTGTTCGGGGAAGAGGTCCGACAGTCTATTTGAGCTGTCTTCCATATTCAGATTGATAATTTTATTACGAGGAAACAGATAGACGCCAAACTCATCCGCTATCGTCATGTTGATCAGCTTTCTTCTTAGCAGGGTCGGCTGCGTCCTTCTCATCCAGTTGAACGGATCGATTGCGATATAAACATCGAAACCGGCATCTCTCACATGCCGTGCCACACTCTTCTGCCCCAGACTGAAGGGATCGAAGGTCCCAGGAAAATAGGCGACCTGGTGGTCCGACTCAAAGGTGAATCCCCCCTTCTCATGGATGTATTCGTTGATGAACGCATAGAGTTTGTTTAAACCGAACGCGTAATCCATGGCAGGCTCCAGTAATCCGCTGGAACTTTCATCAAGGATCGTCAGCATTTTTTTGTGCAGCAGCTGGTAGATCCGTTGTTTTTCAGACAGATTCGTGACCTTGCTCGATAGGATTCCATTAGTGATCGTATTGAAAGCGATCGAGTGGACAGGCGAATCGTATTGTACAAGTCCTGAAAGTATGATCCCCAGCATCTCTTTGATCAGGTCATCCTTCACTTTGCTTTTTCGTCCAATCATCAGAGCGGCATTGATACCGTGTCCGATAGTTTCGACAATGACCATCTTAAGTGCTGTTGACCCCATTTTCACTTTGATTTTCAGGTCGTCAAGCAGCTCGATCAGTTCGTCGCGTTCAAGGAGCATGAGTATGCGTCCCAGCACGCCTGGAATAATCTTTGAAAACTGATAGCTTTCAATTTCAAGACCCCTCAAGAGCTCTATCGCCACCTCGTTGATTTGTGATTTGGTCAGTTTCTCTGTAAGTGTGACAAGCGCCTTACCTGAAAGTATGCGTATATCGTGGGAGACGCTGTTTTTGATCAGGTTGCAATAATGGATTGCCGCGTAGAACTTATCCGCATTTTCAGTGGTGAGCATATGTTTGAGTATCATTTCAATATGAAGTTTCTTGACTGTCATCGCCGTCGCGGTTTTTAAATTGCTAAGGTACATGTAGGATATCTGCTCTGTGCTGATTTGATTGAATCCGAACTCGCTGTGGTTCTCGATTTGATGTTGAACGTGTAGCCTCTTATTGATCTTACTGGCCATAAAGGACTCATATGGCATCTGCTCATCGATCGTCATCAGGCCTGTCGCTAAAGCCACAATCGCCTTGTTTTTGCTGCTGGATAGATGATAAATGCATTCCATGGCAAGCAGCTTCACTTCTTTGTAGCTTGAATCCAAGGAGTCGCTCACCAAAAGTGTCAATTTGGAAAGCTGGTCGTCACTCAGCCTTGAGACAGGAAAATAAATGATCGTCCTTAACAGATACAGTCTTCGTTCTCCTTGAAACTCCGATAGTTTCTCTATCACAAGGTCCACCGTATTGACGATTTCTTTTGAATGGCGCACTACTTTTCTGATCAGATCCGATAAGGCATATCCTACCCATTCTTCCTTCTGCTTGGAATGGATGTTTTCTGGATTTAGAAACTCATTGACGAAGCTTCTTAGCACACCCGATTTTGAAAGTTTGAATACATTCGGGTCAATCGTCGGTGGAAGGTATTTGCTGTAGGGATCGTCAAAGGAGGCGATAATGGTACCCATGATTCCTGCAGCCTGCTTCCTGATATCCTCTTCAAACCTGTTCAACATACTGAAAAGAAACTTAAGCGTGATCATTTTCTGCGCCGGAGTCAGGTACTTTGAAAACTGCTCCAACAGGTGCATATATCGTCTGAAATCCTGCGCGGTCTTCTGGATACGTGCCTCGTCAAGCATGACCATCAAGGATTCTTCCGTTCTTAGTCCGTTCATCAGTAGAATGTTATGTGCAATCGCCATTTTCTTGTACTTTTTGACGATCTCCGAGCCAGTCAGCAGCGCACTCTCTCCAAACGCGACCTCTTGGGCGTTATCAAAACGCTTGTCAAATTGAACGTTTACTCCCAAATAGAGCATGTAGTCTTCGAAATCCTTGAGTTTTTCATAGACCTTTCTATATCGCTTTTCCTTTTTTTTGTCCACATTATCCAGTTTATCTAAAATAATATCAAACGAATCGTCTATATTGAAAAACTTCATCGCGTATGGCCAGTTTGGATCCTTATGCCTTTTCACCCTAAAATCCGAATAGATGAGCACCAGCGACTCAAGCGACAAATGTTCAAGCTCGAGATCCCAGGTAGAATGGTTCACTGCTATGTTTCTTATGTATTTGATATTCTTTCGGTAGAACCATTCATCGGAATAGTAATAATGAAAATAGGCTACCTTGCTCTTCTCTTCAGGCTTACATCCGAACTTTCCGATGTCATGGAGCGCCGCCGCACCCGAAACGATTCCCAAGTCTACGGGCAGGCCGAGTTTTTTCAGCTGCCTTGCTATGTATAGGGCCAGATAATGCACACCCGTGATATGTTCGAGTGTGGCATGTCCCGATACCTCTTTGTTGAGCTTCATCATCTCATAGATATAGTCAAATCTGAACGACTCTTGAATGATTTCATATTCAGAGGTATTCTCTAGATCCTTCACTTCTTGTGGCA contains these protein-coding regions:
- a CDS encoding phosphotransferase family protein, translating into MPTDKYTRKELERIASQLVGEKVTLIPIGNHDLNRHLVYKLTTSENQHFVFKYFYQSHYASREIAALKYLATHKLPVPKIINSGALDDQRTWLLMTYIEGLPMMKILRHIPIEQQLRLFEELGKVLKAFHTVHFDHFGTWNTLQLTTPLSLKTAYQPKLDFLDQRLADPDLPNREWLNLAWKYLEDHMSCLDYATEAVLCHQDFDARNILIRKIGENYEITAVLDFEHSVPWDSYADFSQLYLKHFYDHPELEVAFFRGYHPSFHSDPHFDERFKYHLLYYTLSACSWAYDIAPDFYEMCMKTLKRLLK
- a CDS encoding aminopeptidase P N-terminal domain-containing protein; amino-acid sequence: MHTFFTQNRENLVKDLNNGDVVILFAGQAPKSTADAHYVFKANKNFYYLTGLTQENFILAVQKVDDQAKSTLFIEKSDYDIEKWMGRKLKKEKAAEISGIDKVDYIEGFERFLTGGIYNDAIKTVYLDLEKLSWKESHSTAHHFAQDFSSRFVHIPVKSAHPIFNRLRRIKRDYEIVKIEKAVELTKVGLEAVMNELKPGMMEYQLESVFSHTIRYNGADGNSFPTIAASGEDAVILHYVENNKACEENTLVLMDLGAQYHEYSADITRTYPVSGKFTERQKTIYNIVLKAMNAVIESMKPGIAFNDLNKTCSDVLVKELTDIGLIEKPEELSKYYYHGVSHHLGLDVHDLGGRDIVLEPGMVFTVEPGLYIAEEGIGIRIEDDILITEDGHRNLSKDIIKTVEEIEAFMAQK
- a CDS encoding SRPBCC domain-containing protein; its protein translation is MTSVIHLAFDIPLAADICFQYFTEEHLIKSWLAEDAHIVPHEGGAYELYWNLEDRAVDNTKGCVITGYCLNRMLGFTWKGPQRFSHFMNHHDPLTHVSISFFSTTDKHTQVHLVHSGWPQREDWQEAKEWFEDTWKKAIENLILQITAKS
- a CDS encoding VOC family protein, which produces MLTKQNYTGEITCIISCHHLATSRKWYTDTLGFTLMYQVDDLLWAEFKTPMPGVTVGLEEVESFIPQNSILTISTPDIEAVASKLDLLDVKRDEIKTIEGLVKLMKIYDPDNNVLQFAQSLGV
- a CDS encoding HD domain-containing protein, whose protein sequence is MIDMTAILIKEAVANIRKLNHDSALGCMWFAALSEKNFSDGLSKMINRCDYSGRSLVELFLAFDNQTAISADEWISAIYQFALCKSYPQTAVIPEIDGLEDCSVVFLELFRLINQVEKKSSKESYISRYPFELLLPQEVKDLENTSEYEIIQESFRFDYIYEMMKLNKEVSGHATLEHITGVHYLALYIARQLKKLGLPVDLGIVSGAAALHDIGKFGCKPEEKSKVAYFHYYYSDEWFYRKNIKYIRNIAVNHSTWDLELEHLSLESLVLIYSDFRVKRHKDPNWPYAMKFFNIDDSFDIILDKLDNVDKKKEKRYRKVYEKLKDFEDYMLYLGVNVQFDKRFDNAQEVAFGESALLTGSEIVKKYKKMAIAHNILLMNGLRTEESLMVMLDEARIQKTAQDFRRYMHLLEQFSKYLTPAQKMITLKFLFSMLNRFEEDIRKQAAGIMGTIIASFDDPYSKYLPPTIDPNVFKLSKSGVLRSFVNEFLNPENIHSKQKEEWVGYALSDLIRKVVRHSKEIVNTVDLVIEKLSEFQGERRLYLLRTIIYFPVSRLSDDQLSKLTLLVSDSLDSSYKEVKLLAMECIYHLSSSKNKAIVALATGLMTIDEQMPYESFMASKINKRLHVQHQIENHSEFGFNQISTEQISYMYLSNLKTATAMTVKKLHIEMILKHMLTTENADKFYAAIHYCNLIKNSVSHDIRILSGKALVTLTEKLTKSQINEVAIELLRGLEIESYQFSKIIPGVLGRILMLLERDELIELLDDLKIKVKMGSTALKMVIVETIGHGINAALMIGRKSKVKDDLIKEMLGIILSGLVQYDSPVHSIAFNTITNGILSSKVTNLSEKQRIYQLLHKKMLTILDESSSGLLEPAMDYAFGLNKLYAFINEYIHEKGGFTFESDHQVAYFPGTFDPFSLGQKSVARHVRDAGFDVYIAIDPFNWMRRTQPTLLRRKLINMTIADEFGVYLFPRNKIINLNMEDSSNRLSDLFPEQPVHLVTGEDMLLSNASYMNEDSHLFDLPHIVVSRGNLTKKKKDQALKVMDGIEQVTHVNIMVDLERITPDQIRRAIDLNWDLTDVMDPLASRAIRKFDMYKNEPQFKNDLEPKTTEVLTMDGLSESLKKELQETFHLEVDSLLQGVVCQQNCKRKIILIKGNNPESIIGVGIYRGITENEFEAMMNHDSLKADYVDLYVENTALIEVLVAIPETPLHNNLLMLQTELLVSVMSQGYEYCYYKVGEGMVMTDLLKVLRTTGFTENKELRIMMCSLKNPVVIILDAQSMLKDDYRKDKSIRNSMSNTRDKLLYAVVSRHPNQVVLAFDRGMMYDQINQMISHHNVPLDDTGIGASMCVPYGELFKRWRLPHSVTKALHTERVYDQKLRYFDVKPYPYYLSIEEQTAIIKAFNKPVILIDDLLDKGLRLQAIEMYFKNEKVSVDSIIVGIMSRRGRKRIEQKGYRVHAAYNIPNLSAWYTESMLYPFIGGDSLWLSEEFPPGNMPSVNKILPYMVSKNDYCRPKRSYVDFSLKCLNNSHSLLKVIEERYEAMNRRPFTIERLSEVFITPRIPQYGKALSVDVHVLPSQMVESDIIRLEHLLKLFEE